A stretch of DNA from Mesotoga infera:
TTTGAAACCTCTTTTGAAACCGTTTCAGAACTACCAGCTAATTCAAACTGACAAGGGAGAATATGAGTTTAAACTGACAATCACAGAGGAGAAACCAACAGGGGCTTTTATCAAGATGTTGTCCAAACTACTGGGGGACAACGCAGCTATAAAGATAAGTGAGGTCACCAAAATTGAAGCCACAGGCGGTAAGATAAGAAATGTCGTAAACAGATGCAGTAGAACGGAGAGAAGAATATGAAAGTATTGGTGATAGGTTATGGACACACCAAGAATGATAAAAGGGTTGCAAGAACAGTAGATGTATTTCGAGAGTGCGGATTCGTTCACTATCAGTACTGGGAAGATGTAGAAGGAAGAGACAAGGATGAACAATGGACCAACGTCAGGTATTACCCGTTAAACAGGGATTTTATGAAGGGTCCTGGAAGATATGTGAAGAGACTGCACTTTGATCGAGAAATCCTTAGGCTAGTTCGCGAAAAGGATTACGATTTGGCATACTTTCATTTTTCGCCTGCTTCAATGCCACTAAAGATATTCTGCGAAGTCAAGAAAAGAGGGAAGAAGTTAATCTATGATCTTCATGAGATCATGCCAGAACAGCGACTTCCTGAGAGAGCTTCACTTTTCAAACCAATCATGTGGAAAATCCTTAGGAAACAGTTTGCTCTTTGTGACGGACTCGTCTTTGCGTCAGAAGATGCATCCGATTACATGTTTCAAAGAACTAAGCAGTTCACGAAACGATTCATTCTTCCAAATTACGCAAACGATTTTGGTAGTGTGGCCTTCAAGAAGCATAGGAAAGATGAGATCATAGTTGTGGGGGGTACTCAGAGAGACGTCTCTATCTCTGAAGAGCTTGTAAAAAGGCTTAAGGACGAGTTCAGGATAATTTCTATTGGCATGAAATGGTCAGCTGCTGATGAGAACATTCCATTCTTGAAGTATGAGCAGATGATGAAAAGGATATCAAGAGCTCTGTTTACTTTGATCGCTTTTCATAGCAGATCAGACCTATACTATAAGAACGACATTTATTCGCTTCCTCATAAATTTTACGATTCGCTTGCAGCAGGCACACCTCTTATAGTTGCGAAGAGATTTGCTTCAATGAGAAGAATAGTTGAAAGAACAGGGACAGGACTGGTTCTAGATCTTATTCAAGAACCCGAAAAAGACTTTGCAGAGATAAGTAATGCTCTGAACTCCTATGAAGAATTCCTTATCAATCTGGAGCGTTATCACGATGATTTCGTATGGGACAAGAGCAAAAAGGACAATTTCATCCGGTTTGCAGAAGAAACCTGCGGGGTATCAGAGGGTTCTTGACATTGAAGACATGATTAATTTGAAAAGGTACATACTCCTTGTTTGAACTGAGGTAGCAAATGATCAATAGGATAAGACGTTTCATTGGATGGAGAATCATTGGGGTTCCTGAGATCAGAATACATACCACGGATAACGTAGATATTGAAGAAGCGAAGAAGCCGCTGTTTGAATGGCCAGAAGATTTTCCAAAGCCTTTTGTCGGGCTGACCCAGGACACTAACGAGAATCCTCACTGGACGAAATCCAGAAGATTCTTGAAGAACAACAGATTTTGATTTTGAGATATTCGACTATCATCGTTCTGACTGGCTTGAAAAGGCAAAGAGCTATGACTTGATAATCTTGTCACCCAACAGCGGTCCCGCTGAATTAGATGAGATAAAGAGAAAGATCTATATTCTTGAGAAAAAACTGGGCAAGAAGTGCTTTCCAGACTATGAAACGCTTCTTCTCTGTGATGACAAGGTGATGTCTACATACTTATTGAGAATGAATGGTCTTCCCGTTGCAGATACCTTTATTTCTAACGATTACTATGAAATTGACCAAATGAAGAAAAAACTTACCTATCCGCTAGTTTCAAAACGCTTCCACGGAGCAAGTTCTAGGGAGGTAGATCTAATTATTAACTCCAGACAGCTTTCCAGATTTTCTCGCAAGGTATTCTCTTTCTATGGAAAGAAATGCAGCAATGCATACTATCGTCAGAAGAACTATGTCTACTTCCAACGTTTCATTAAGGGAAATGGAATGGATATTAGAGTAAACGTAGCCGGGAATGTCATAACAGGATACTTCAGGCAGCCGAAGCGCAACGACTTTAGGGCTTCCGGGAGCGGTATAGTTATTAAAGAAGACTTACCAGTCGAAGCTATTGAAATTGCTCTGAAAACGTATTCTGCGATTGGAAAAGCAATGCTAGGAGTCGACATGATGAGAGATGAAGAAGGCAATTACTGGATCATTGAGATCTCTCCGTTTATTGGAGTAATAAGCCCTATTCAGCTAAAAATCAACAATGTAGCAGGCTCATATTTTCTCACAGAAGATGGTGTGCTTGATTTTAGAGCAGAGAATTATTGGCCTCAGGAATTGGCCCTGAAAGTTTTCTTTGAGCAGACTTATCTATCCTCTGTAAAAGAGTGGAAGGCTAAACACATCGATATTGCGCTGAGCAGAGGAAATTTGACAAAGCGGATTCATGATTCTTGGTAATTCTAACGGATGCTGTATAAGGAAACACTTTAATCGGAGAATGGATATTGTTCCTCAATGAATGAGAGGTGCTTTGGAGATGACTGAGCATGAGAAGCACTTAATCTTGTTCACTAACCACTATCCGTTTTCGCCCGGCGAAGAATTCGTGCATGCGGAAGTGGAAATACTGCAGAAATTCTTTCATATAGTAATTGTCCCCTTGTCTAGCGAAGGAAGTTTGATATCTGTTCCCTCGAACACAGAAGTTGATTTCTCACTTATACAACCTTAGCAAGACTTTCAAAGAAGCGACTCTCTAGAGGCTTGCTGGGGTTATCAAATCTAAGGTTAAAGGGAGAAAGACTATGCTCCTTTTTTTCAAGCAAGGTTTTCGAGGTGATCAATTACTGCGCAATTGCAGGCGTCATTCATAAATGGATTCGAAATCTAATTGTTGATAGGAGCAGAACTATCTTGTACTCTTATTGGTTGAATGCTCTAGCATTTGGAATATCGTTGACAAAAAATGAATTCCCAGAATTCACAGCTGTTTCCAGAGCGCACAGAGTTGATCTTTATCAGTATTGCAGCGAAAGATATCTTCCTTATAGAAGATATATTTTGATCGAAATGGAAAAGATATTCTGCATATCTGAAGACGGCAAGAAATACTTAAGTCAAGAATTTCCAACCTTCAAAGACAAGATCATGGTTTCGAGATTGGGAACAAGAGACCATGATCTTTCCGAGACACCCGATGGTTGTTTAAAAATTATCTCCTGTTCTTCGGTTAGTAAGTCAAGCGCATCCATATTATAGTCTCTGGTCTCGAGAAGTTTGCCCGTTTAAATCCCTCAAAGAAGATCTGCTGGACTCATATTGGTTCTGGCCCGTTAATTACTCAATTATTAGATGAAGCGAGGATTCTGGATGGCAGAAGCAATATTCATTACAAACTTCTAGGGCGCTTAGATCATGAACAGGTTTTCTCCTATTTCGAGAATAACCCAGTTGATGTTTTGATCAACACCAGTTCATCCGAAGGTCTCCCGGTATCCATAATGGAGGCCATGAGTTTTGGAATCCCAATAATTGCAACAGACGTAGGAGGGACTTCGGAGCTGGTTACTGATAAGACTGGGGTCCTGATTCCAGGCGATTGTTCTGCTGAAGATGTCTCTGAGGCCCTGAATAGCATTTCAAAGAAGTCAAGGAGCACTGACTTCAGAATCGAGGTCAGAAATGCTTGGAAAAGTAAAGTAAATGCTCAAGAAAACTTCACGAATTTTGCGGAGCAGCTTAACTCGATCTCTGAGCATAAAACTGATTAGAAATAAGACATTCTAGATTATGCATCACTTAGTATATTGCACACAGAGGCAGTCCTCTCTAAACCATCGGCAATACTGAGTGTTCTGTCTAGCGCCTCATTAGAAATGGATGCAGAGAAAGCCCGATTTTTTGGTCAATTCTTCGATCTTCTCTTTCAGGGATTCAGAATCAGTGTAAGAAAGCGTTCCTGGAGGTGTGTTGCCTTCATAGTATCGTTTCGGAATGATCAAAGGGATTCCAGCCGAAAGGGCATCTCCGGGATTGCCAGATATCTTGAACTTACCATAAGGAGGTATTTCTGAAACAGGTGCGATAATGAAGTCTGTTTTGCTTATCCAATGTTCGAATTCCTCTTCTGAAACGCGCCTATCAAAAGTGGTAATGGAACTTCTTATAGAAGAGTTGCTTACAAGCTCCCGCACTTTCTCATCGGCGAACTCCCCGAGAAAGACTAACTGGAATTTACTGGCATCAATCTGTTCAAAAGACTTAAGAACAGAAATGTAATCTCTTCTGTGCAGATCAACTCTTCCTGTGACTGTAAAAATTAGCTTTTCGTCTCTGCGTTCAATTTCATTAATCCTTTTTCTGCGTAATTTCACAACCTCAAAGTCAACGGGCTTTGCAGAGAACTCAAGTCTTCTTTTCGAGTTGTTCGGCGTTATCACTTGCTCGCCAAACACATAATACCCAGATACAGATGATGCAATGGTTCTGAGATTTGTTATTCTGTAAAGAAGCACTATTTCTGCCATAACAGCAGAAAGAAACCGAGGAAGGTGTTTCTTCCCAAATCTCTTCTCCAGAGGCAAACTGTAGTACCTTCCTAGATCTTTCTCAAGTTCAGCTGCAAAACCAGACATAAACAAGAACGAATTGTGTATCCCGATAAAAACCTTGAGACCACTTGCATTCAACGGTTTCACAAGCTTCCTAAGAAGTAGATGACAAAAGTCACATTCCGGTGTGTTCATTAGCACAAGATCGTTTCGCTCTGAAAGACTGGAAATTGCTGTTAGAACATCATAAAGAAGCCTTCTAAAATTGCCTGCATTTTTCAACGGTCTATTGGTTGTTGGTTCTTCAGTCCCGATATCATGCCA
This window harbors:
- a CDS encoding glycosyltransferase, whose amino-acid sequence is MHIIVSGLEKFARLNPSKKICWTHIGSGPLITQLLDEARILDGRSNIHYKLLGRLDHEQVFSYFENNPVDVLINTSSSEGLPVSIMEAMSFGIPIIATDVGGTSELVTDKTGVLIPGDCSAEDVSEALNSISKKSRSTDFRIEVRNAWKSKVNAQENFTNFAEQLNSISEHKTD
- a CDS encoding glycosyl transferase family 1, which gives rise to MKVLVIGYGHTKNDKRVARTVDVFRECGFVHYQYWEDVEGRDKDEQWTNVRYYPLNRDFMKGPGRYVKRLHFDREILRLVREKDYDLAYFHFSPASMPLKIFCEVKKRGKKLIYDLHEIMPEQRLPERASLFKPIMWKILRKQFALCDGLVFASEDASDYMFQRTKQFTKRFILPNYANDFGSVAFKKHRKDEIIVVGGTQRDVSISEELVKRLKDEFRIISIGMKWSAADENIPFLKYEQMMKRISRALFTLIAFHSRSDLYYKNDIYSLPHKFYDSLAAGTPLIVAKRFASMRRIVERTGTGLVLDLIQEPEKDFAEISNALNSYEEFLINLERYHDDFVWDKSKKDNFIRFAEETCGVSEGS